The following are from one region of the Bacteroidales bacterium genome:
- the fmt gene encoding methionyl-tRNA formyltransferase, translating into MSNKTKDKFRIIFMGTPDFAVESLKSLQENGFNIIGVITAPDKPAGRGKKLQASAVKKYATENNLALLQPANLKNEQFIEDLKALKADLNVVVAFRMLPEVVWDMPEFGTINLHASLLPNYRGAAPINHAIINGESITGVTTFFIEKKIDTGNIIFQEKVNILPNETAGELHDKLMFVGGELIVKTVETIIKNEVNAISQKQFSKETDNLKPANKIFKENCKINWDQSIDKVYNFIRGLSPYPTAWTKMVNIGSKDIISVKIFLTEKISDEHNFLPGSIISDNKNFIKIATRDGYISLKALQIQGKKQMNVKELLNGFDISKFQTV; encoded by the coding sequence ATGAGTAACAAAACAAAAGATAAATTCAGAATAATATTCATGGGAACTCCGGATTTTGCAGTCGAAAGTTTAAAATCTTTGCAAGAAAACGGTTTCAATATTATAGGTGTTATCACTGCACCGGATAAACCGGCAGGAAGAGGTAAAAAACTCCAAGCATCTGCCGTAAAAAAATATGCAACAGAAAATAACTTAGCTTTATTACAACCTGCGAATTTGAAAAATGAACAATTTATAGAAGATCTTAAAGCATTAAAAGCAGATTTAAATGTTGTTGTTGCCTTTCGAATGTTGCCCGAAGTTGTTTGGGATATGCCGGAATTCGGAACAATAAACTTGCATGCATCATTGCTTCCGAATTACAGAGGTGCAGCACCTATAAATCATGCAATTATTAATGGTGAAAGTATAACCGGAGTTACTACATTTTTTATTGAAAAGAAGATTGATACCGGAAATATCATCTTTCAAGAAAAAGTTAATATTTTGCCAAATGAAACAGCCGGTGAACTTCATGACAAGCTAATGTTTGTTGGTGGTGAGTTAATTGTTAAAACTGTTGAAACAATAATAAAAAATGAAGTAAATGCTATATCTCAAAAACAATTTTCAAAAGAAACGGATAATTTAAAACCGGCAAATAAAATTTTTAAAGAAAATTGTAAAATCAATTGGGATCAATCTATTGATAAAGTTTATAATTTTATCAGGGGATTAAGTCCCTATCCTACTGCATGGACAAAAATGGTAAATATCGGATCTAAAGATATAATCTCTGTGAAAATATTTTTAACTGAAAAAATTTCTGATGAACATAATTTCTTGCCGGGTTCAATTATTTCAGATAATAAAAACTTTATTAAAATAGCAACAAGAGACGGATATATAAGTCTTAAAGCACTTCAAATTCAAGGAAAAAAACAGATGAATGTTAAAGAACTTTTAAACGGATTTGATATATCAAAGTTTCAAACAGTATAA